The following are encoded together in the Cyanobacterium aponinum PCC 10605 genome:
- the wecB gene encoding non-hydrolyzing UDP-N-acetylglucosamine 2-epimerase, which produces MTFSKKTICITLGTRPEAIKLAPVIKCFQNTEDFDTKVILTGQHREMVAQVMDLFDLNADFDLDIMQTKQTLGDITCRSLQGLETIYQDIKPDLVITQGDTTTAFAASLAAFYQQISVGHVEAGLRTDNIYNPFPEEANRRLISQIAQLHFAPTTLAVENLHKSGVTGEIYHTGNTIIDALLSVAQKNPPCDVEGLDWNKYRVLLVTVHRRENWGEPLQDIISGLKLILAKFPDTAILLPLHRNPIVREPLQKQLGDHERVFLTEPLDYKELVGAIKRCFLLLTDSGGIQEEAPSLGKPVLVLRETTERPEAVIAGTAKLIGTKAEQILFSGSELLDSENNYRQMAEAINPFGDGKASQRILDIVRKYFLM; this is translated from the coding sequence ATGACATTCTCCAAAAAAACAATTTGTATCACTCTTGGCACTCGCCCCGAAGCCATAAAATTAGCACCAGTAATTAAGTGTTTTCAAAATACAGAAGATTTTGATACTAAAGTGATTTTGACTGGACAACACCGAGAAATGGTGGCACAGGTTATGGATTTGTTTGATTTGAATGCAGATTTTGATCTCGATATTATGCAAACAAAACAGACTCTAGGAGATATTACTTGTCGCAGTTTACAAGGGTTAGAAACAATTTATCAAGATATTAAACCTGATTTAGTTATTACTCAAGGGGATACAACGACGGCTTTTGCGGCAAGTTTGGCGGCATTTTATCAACAAATATCCGTGGGTCATGTGGAGGCTGGTTTACGTACAGATAACATTTATAATCCTTTTCCAGAAGAGGCAAATCGCCGTTTAATATCTCAAATTGCACAATTACATTTTGCTCCAACGACTTTGGCAGTGGAAAATTTACATAAATCAGGGGTAACGGGGGAAATTTACCATACGGGAAATACAATTATTGATGCTTTATTGTCAGTCGCACAAAAAAATCCTCCTTGTGATGTTGAAGGTTTAGATTGGAATAAATACCGAGTTTTATTAGTTACTGTTCATCGCCGAGAAAATTGGGGTGAACCTTTGCAAGATATAATTTCGGGTTTAAAGTTAATCCTTGCTAAATTTCCTGATACTGCAATTTTGTTACCTTTACATCGTAACCCTATTGTAAGAGAACCTTTACAAAAACAATTAGGTGATCATGAGAGGGTGTTTTTAACAGAGCCTTTAGATTATAAAGAGTTAGTGGGTGCAATTAAACGTTGTTTTTTACTATTAACTGATTCGGGGGGTATTCAGGAAGAAGCTCCCAGTTTAGGAAAACCTGTTTTAGTTTTACGAGAAACGACGGAAAGACCAGAGGCGGTTATTGCTGGAACTGCAAAACTGATAGGAACTAAGGCAGAGCAAATACTTTTTTCTGGCAGTGAATTATTAGACAGTGAAAATAATTATCGGCAAATGGCGGAGGCAATTAATCCTTTTGGAGATGGCAAGGCGAGTCAAAGGATATTAGATATTGTTCGCAAATATTTTTTAATGTAA
- a CDS encoding GNAT family N-acetyltransferase — MVWLQKLFTKTDNDNILSDKTDERDWLNLDPQVFGRSKIFFSTNQSIDLYELEELCDSVGWARRPLRKVKKALDHSYLVASAWEVRGAKTSLIGFARATSDHAFNATIWDVVIHPRFQSKGLGKAFMKYVIRKLRKDDISNVTLFADAHVVEFYQRLGFIPDPEGIRGMFYYPE; from the coding sequence ATGGTTTGGTTACAAAAACTGTTCACAAAAACCGATAATGATAATATTCTCTCCGATAAAACCGATGAGAGAGACTGGTTAAATCTTGACCCACAAGTATTTGGTCGTAGTAAAATTTTTTTTAGCACTAATCAATCCATTGATTTATATGAACTAGAGGAATTGTGCGACTCTGTAGGCTGGGCCAGAAGACCATTGAGAAAAGTAAAGAAAGCCCTAGATCACAGCTATTTAGTTGCTTCTGCATGGGAAGTAAGGGGGGCGAAAACTTCTTTAATTGGGTTTGCTCGTGCTACCTCAGATCATGCTTTTAATGCGACTATTTGGGATGTGGTTATTCATCCTCGTTTTCAAAGCAAAGGATTGGGCAAAGCCTTCATGAAATACGTGATTAGGAAGCTACGCAAAGATGATATTAGCAATGTGACTCTTTTCGCCGATGCCCATGTAGTGGAGTTTTATCAAAGATTAGGCTTTATTCCTGACCCTGAAGGCATTAGGGGAATGTTTTACTACCCAGAATAA
- a CDS encoding AbrB family transcriptional regulator produces MGESNPTPLEGKELLQKVKELSDIPRRQRAKECGYYTIGKNGKERVNLTAFYDAVLAAKGVPLDPERTKDGRGREATFRVSVHKNGQIVIGSSYTEKMGLKPGDEFEIKLGYKHIHLRQLDEDEA; encoded by the coding sequence ATGGGTGAATCAAATCCTACTCCTTTGGAGGGAAAAGAATTATTACAAAAAGTTAAAGAGTTATCCGATATTCCCCGTCGTCAAAGAGCAAAAGAATGTGGTTATTATACCATAGGAAAAAATGGTAAAGAAAGAGTAAATTTAACTGCTTTTTATGATGCTGTGTTAGCCGCAAAAGGCGTGCCTTTAGACCCGGAAAGAACGAAAGATGGTCGTGGCAGAGAAGCAACTTTCCGAGTTAGCGTTCATAAAAATGGTCAAATTGTCATCGGTTCTAGTTATACCGAGAAAATGGGTTTAAAACCGGGGGATGAATTTGAAATTAAGCTGGGTTACAAACATATCCACTTAAGACAGTTAGATGAAGATGAAGCCTAA
- a CDS encoding glycogen-branching protein — protein sequence MKKENQQLSLEVIKRDYPYQYFGAHTNEKETVFRVYAPHATYVSLIRDGNGWNNKAEPMTLNAEGIWEITIPENLTWTEYKYYIENTNNYLETPYKMARIDPFSPQLAVTWGVGGSRNFNSIVGNPSHFQWTHKHLNKGHEPMSIYEMHLSTFHDGNYREIAHKIVDHVGYMGFTHVQIMPPFQTPIHSSWGYLVGCPYAIYERHGTVDDFKYLVNYCHQHGIGVIVDIPLGFGVQDWDCGLASYDGTDIYHHHGAKGWNNQWQSRVYNIGDEYVKNYLAGLCTYLHHELGIDGARIDAVSAQIFYDYDRGFWDWPKNDKEAIPLENWDLFNSIGGDRFFEDRGYWLSEAVDFAGLLFLRDLHARLNHTAPNFITIAEESRRVFPRLACPVSEGGLGFTYAQNMGEMHRIRKYLQIPVADRKIEHIEILIHNNSAEKMVNAMNTHDECANGKTRLITELGSHIPLIGLAALCWFRPGAPMIFQGDEFGEEGWFDVFHGLNWSKTGVNAALHEQQIANNFYDLNKLLNTEPALARHDIKSMVRNGSNNERKWFSFIRWGSDVGFESNNPEDHKDDIIFVRNETPHPVECKAEIYLPCSGEYKVIYNSIDQRYIGVHSYNQHDPYWTIKIDGQFMYIDLHPYQNIAFKQVQG from the coding sequence GTGAAAAAAGAAAATCAACAACTCTCCCTCGAGGTTATCAAACGTGATTATCCCTATCAATATTTCGGTGCTCATACTAACGAAAAAGAAACGGTTTTCCGTGTTTATGCACCCCATGCCACTTATGTTTCTCTGATACGAGACGGTAATGGATGGAATAACAAAGCCGAACCCATGACTCTTAACGCTGAAGGAATCTGGGAAATTACGATTCCTGAAAACTTAACATGGACTGAATACAAATATTATATAGAAAATACGAACAATTACCTCGAAACACCCTATAAAATGGCGAGAATTGACCCATTTTCCCCTCAATTAGCAGTTACTTGGGGTGTTGGTGGCAGTCGCAATTTTAACAGCATTGTAGGCAATCCTAGCCACTTCCAGTGGACTCATAAACATCTTAATAAGGGTCATGAACCCATGAGTATTTATGAAATGCACTTGTCAACTTTTCATGATGGAAACTATCGGGAAATTGCCCATAAAATAGTTGATCATGTGGGTTATATGGGATTTACCCATGTGCAAATTATGCCTCCTTTTCAAACACCGATTCATTCTTCTTGGGGTTATTTGGTGGGTTGCCCCTATGCTATCTATGAGCGACACGGCACTGTTGATGATTTCAAATACTTGGTAAATTATTGTCATCAACACGGTATCGGGGTGATTGTGGATATTCCCCTCGGTTTTGGGGTGCAGGATTGGGATTGTGGTTTAGCAAGTTATGACGGTACTGATATTTATCATCATCATGGTGCAAAGGGTTGGAATAATCAATGGCAAAGCCGTGTTTATAATATTGGTGATGAATATGTGAAAAACTATTTAGCGGGACTTTGTACTTATCTTCACCATGAATTAGGCATTGATGGGGCGAGAATTGATGCGGTTTCAGCACAAATATTCTATGATTACGATCGCGGCTTCTGGGATTGGCCTAAAAATGATAAAGAGGCTATACCCCTTGAAAATTGGGACTTATTTAATAGTATAGGAGGCGATCGCTTCTTTGAAGATCGAGGCTATTGGCTATCGGAAGCCGTTGACTTTGCAGGGTTGTTATTTTTAAGAGACTTACACGCCCGTTTAAACCACACCGCCCCTAACTTTATCACCATAGCAGAAGAATCGAGACGAGTATTCCCCCGTTTAGCTTGTCCAGTTTCAGAGGGAGGATTAGGATTTACCTATGCTCAAAATATGGGAGAAATGCACCGCATCCGCAAGTATTTACAAATCCCCGTTGCTGATAGAAAAATCGAACATATTGAAATATTAATTCACAATAACAGTGCAGAAAAAATGGTTAACGCCATGAATACCCATGACGAATGTGCCAACGGTAAAACCCGTTTAATTACTGAATTAGGTAGTCATATACCTCTCATTGGATTAGCCGCTTTATGCTGGTTTCGCCCCGGTGCGCCAATGATATTTCAAGGAGATGAATTTGGGGAAGAGGGTTGGTTTGATGTCTTCCACGGCTTAAATTGGAGTAAAACTGGGGTAAACGCCGCCCTCCATGAGCAACAAATCGCCAATAACTTTTATGACTTGAATAAGCTATTAAATACCGAACCTGCTTTAGCCCGTCATGATATAAAATCAATGGTGCGTAATGGTTCAAATAATGAGCGTAAATGGTTTAGCTTTATTCGTTGGGGTTCAGATGTGGGCTTTGAGTCTAATAATCCAGAAGATCACAAAGATGATATAATTTTTGTTCGTAACGAAACTCCTCACCCAGTGGAATGTAAAGCAGAAATTTATCTTCCTTGTTCAGGAGAGTATAAAGTAATCTATAATTCCATTGATCAACGTTACATAGGTGTTCATTCTTATAATCAACATGATCCTTATTGGACTATTAAAATTGATGGTCAATTTATGTATATAGATTTACACCCTTATCAAAATATAGCATTTAAACAAGTTCAGGGTTAG
- a CDS encoding CPBP family intramembrane glutamic endopeptidase: MTDYWSIFNSLGKITIFLTVWAVIWVPIALPLIKLIKWPNTAPNENTSKKLTLIFSLYLLIPFLILGLTKIEGITLEQIGIIFQVRLFKSILFGYALSIFTLFLIYFWEWGLNWITWKSIINQPQRPSLLTTLPLLGFVSIFIASIEELVFRGIFVNFLKEDFSLWLTAIISSLIFALLHLVWEQKNTIPQLPGLFILGLVLFYARIVDDNLLGLAIGLHGGWVLCLAAIDSFNLIDYNSKLPSWIIGNKNQPLGSIAGLLLVLFALLLIYLNHIV, from the coding sequence ATGACTGATTATTGGTCTATTTTTAATTCTTTGGGCAAAATAACTATTTTTTTGACAGTTTGGGCGGTTATCTGGGTTCCCATCGCATTACCTTTAATTAAGCTAATCAAATGGCCAAATACCGCTCCAAATGAAAATACAAGCAAGAAACTAACTCTTATTTTTTCCCTTTATCTGCTAATACCCTTTCTAATTCTAGGATTAACTAAGATAGAGGGTATTACTCTAGAACAAATAGGGATAATTTTTCAAGTTAGACTATTTAAGTCTATCTTATTCGGATATGCTTTGAGTATTTTTACTTTATTCTTAATCTATTTTTGGGAATGGGGTTTAAATTGGATTACATGGAAGAGTATTATAAATCAACCTCAAAGACCTAGTTTATTGACGACATTGCCTTTACTGGGGTTTGTTAGTATTTTTATTGCCAGTATCGAGGAATTAGTTTTTAGGGGTATATTTGTTAATTTCTTGAAAGAAGATTTTTCTCTGTGGTTAACAGCAATTATTTCTAGTTTGATTTTTGCTTTATTACATTTAGTTTGGGAACAAAAAAATACTATTCCTCAATTACCCGGTTTGTTTATTTTAGGTTTGGTGCTTTTTTATGCTCGGATTGTGGATGATAATTTATTGGGTTTAGCGATTGGTTTACATGGTGGTTGGGTTTTATGTTTAGCTGCGATCGATTCTTTTAATTTAATCGACTATAATAGCAAACTACCCAGTTGGATTATCGGAAATAAGAATCAGCCCTTAGGTAGCATTGCTGGTTTGTTGCTTGTGTTATTTGCTTTATTGTTAATATATTTGAATCATATTGTCTAA
- the glmM gene encoding phosphoglucosamine mutase, whose amino-acid sequence MVVSFSRPQGEVKNSHFQALPVKLFGTDGIRGKVGDLLTANLALEVGLAAGKVLQDYHSTSGVVIIGQDSRNSSDMLSMAIASGLTSMGLEVWNVGLCPTPCVAYLAKTTEAIGGVMISASHNPPQDNGIKFFGEKGTKLDTILTGAIEKTIRQHVSGDINLQGGKCGHIRQYHDLTKNYASFLENSIPNHLDFSGIKIVLDLAWGASVELAPLMFKALGAEVICLNSQADGDRINVDCGSTHLEQLKQAVKDHQADIGYAFDGDADRVMAVDSQGRVVCGDYILYLWGKYLQNKGLLPNNLLIGTVMANLGFEMAWQKLGGKLTRTAVGDQNVQAAMWETGAMLGGEQSGHILCHHHHFSGDGIQTALQLTALVRQEGNCLKSLINDSFTPYPQVLKNVRVEDREKRLNWQDNDTIQSAIASAESAMGNQGRVLVRASGTEPLIRVMVEAQNCDLVNYWTNHLVKVVEDNLA is encoded by the coding sequence ATGGTTGTCTCTTTCTCTCGACCTCAAGGGGAGGTCAAAAACTCTCATTTTCAGGCTTTACCAGTGAAATTATTTGGCACTGATGGTATTAGAGGCAAAGTAGGGGATTTATTAACAGCTAACTTAGCTTTAGAGGTAGGTTTGGCGGCGGGAAAAGTTTTACAGGATTATCATTCCACTTCTGGAGTGGTCATTATTGGACAAGATTCTCGTAATTCTAGTGATATGTTAAGTATGGCGATCGCATCTGGCTTAACTTCAATGGGTTTAGAAGTCTGGAATGTGGGTTTGTGTCCTACTCCCTGTGTGGCTTATTTAGCAAAAACAACGGAAGCCATTGGTGGTGTAATGATTTCTGCTAGTCACAATCCTCCTCAAGATAATGGTATTAAATTTTTTGGCGAGAAGGGAACTAAGTTGGATACGATTTTAACAGGTGCGATCGAAAAGACCATTCGTCAACACGTTTCAGGAGACATTAACCTACAAGGAGGAAAATGTGGTCATATTCGTCAATATCATGATTTAACTAAAAATTATGCTTCTTTTTTGGAAAATTCTATTCCTAATCATCTCGACTTTTCGGGTATCAAAATTGTTTTAGATTTAGCATGGGGAGCGTCGGTAGAGTTAGCTCCTTTAATGTTTAAGGCTTTAGGCGCAGAAGTTATCTGTTTAAATTCCCAAGCAGATGGCGATCGCATCAATGTTGACTGTGGTTCAACCCATTTAGAGCAGTTAAAACAAGCGGTAAAAGATCACCAAGCCGATATAGGTTATGCTTTTGACGGAGATGCAGATCGAGTTATGGCAGTAGATAGTCAAGGACGAGTTGTGTGCGGTGACTATATTCTCTACCTCTGGGGTAAATATTTACAGAATAAGGGTTTACTGCCCAATAACCTTTTAATTGGCACAGTTATGGCAAATTTGGGGTTTGAGATGGCATGGCAAAAATTAGGTGGTAAATTGACACGCACCGCCGTGGGAGACCAAAATGTACAAGCCGCCATGTGGGAAACAGGGGCAATGCTAGGGGGTGAACAATCTGGACATATTCTCTGTCATCATCATCATTTTTCAGGAGATGGTATTCAAACTGCTCTACAATTAACCGCTCTCGTACGTCAAGAAGGAAATTGTCTCAAATCTTTAATTAATGATAGTTTTACTCCCTATCCTCAAGTTTTGAAGAATGTGCGGGTAGAGGATCGGGAAAAACGTCTTAATTGGCAAGATAATGATACCATTCAAAGTGCGATCGCATCTGCTGAATCAGCCATGGGTAATCAAGGGAGAGTTTTAGTAAGAGCCTCTGGCACAGAACCCTTAATTCGAGTCATGGTAGAAGCCCAAAATTGTGATTTAGTTAACTACTGGACAAATCACTTAGTTAAAGTAGTAGAAGACAATTTGGCTTAA
- a CDS encoding PP2C family protein-serine/threonine phosphatase — MTNRITQIRCVNKRCKNLNSLEDAFCHKCETPLVKRYLKIGGKLSREYKIGDSISDRFLVCYSDIVLDTKPYLLPYSPENLPPEVIPYLKLFSHRLHLPQIYGFINQENQGWLLEYNNIPLDSRGKLIYPQLFPLLEKSICHASPLRQINWLWQMIQLWKPLAKQKVLSSFFDSNNLRVNGGIIKFIDLKFDEESTPNLKNLADLWQNWLNDFDPLIKNLIEKIILSIQQNLITDIDKLLAIVDQIVYLLGNNYYCRKFSLITATDAGKKRGNNEDSCYPNVNEFKETKGGIDTLIMVCDGLGGQKSGEVASNLAINIIKEELNNSYQKTLRETLNNKNWIPLIDAVKIHNAIAKANDRITHINNQEKRQDRDRMGTTVVTSMAIAHEIYFANVGDSRIYWITKDGCHQVTVDDDLATKEVRMGSGLYRLVSANPRTGALLQALGMESSKKLKVHIRRFITDEDSIFLLCSDGLSDYDRVEQYWQSEILPILTEDINLKTACEKLLHIGLKKNGHDNITVALLQCQIELKQPDKKEGELSWQYLGEIIPDLPQPKINNFLVKKIINKPLFSAKNIIITALIIFCFGAVTWFIFQNKSSQNKSIEILPVKTFSLILFNLFD, encoded by the coding sequence ATGACTAATAGGATTACACAAATTCGATGCGTTAACAAAAGATGTAAGAATCTAAATTCTCTTGAAGATGCTTTTTGTCATAAGTGTGAAACTCCATTAGTTAAACGTTACTTAAAAATTGGGGGAAAGTTAAGTCGAGAATATAAGATAGGAGATTCGATCAGCGATCGCTTCTTAGTGTGTTATTCTGATATAGTCTTAGATACAAAACCCTATTTACTACCTTATTCTCCTGAAAACCTTCCCCCAGAAGTTATACCTTATCTCAAATTATTTTCTCATCGTCTTCATCTGCCACAGATTTACGGCTTTATCAATCAAGAGAATCAGGGATGGTTATTAGAGTACAATAATATACCCTTAGATAGTCGGGGTAAATTGATTTATCCTCAATTATTTCCCCTGCTAGAAAAAAGTATTTGTCATGCTTCTCCTTTGCGACAAATTAACTGGTTATGGCAAATGATACAGTTATGGAAACCTTTAGCGAAACAAAAAGTTTTATCTAGTTTTTTTGATAGTAATAACCTTCGAGTTAATGGGGGAATTATTAAGTTTATTGACTTAAAATTTGATGAGGAATCAACACCTAATCTAAAAAACTTAGCAGATTTATGGCAAAATTGGTTAAATGATTTTGATCCTTTAATTAAAAACTTAATAGAGAAAATTATTTTATCTATTCAACAAAATCTAATTACAGATATAGATAAACTATTAGCAATAGTAGATCAAATTGTTTATCTATTAGGAAATAACTATTATTGTCGCAAATTTAGCTTAATTACGGCAACTGATGCAGGAAAAAAACGAGGTAATAACGAAGATTCCTGTTATCCCAATGTAAATGAATTTAAAGAAACTAAAGGGGGAATTGACACTTTAATCATGGTTTGTGATGGCTTGGGAGGGCAAAAATCAGGAGAAGTAGCATCGAATTTAGCTATCAATATTATCAAAGAAGAATTAAATAATAGCTATCAAAAAACTCTAAGAGAAACCTTAAATAATAAAAACTGGATTCCCTTAATTGATGCAGTAAAAATTCACAATGCAATTGCTAAAGCTAATGACAGAATTACTCACATTAATAATCAGGAAAAACGACAAGATCGTGACAGAATGGGTACAACCGTAGTTACATCAATGGCGATCGCCCATGAAATATATTTTGCGAATGTAGGAGATTCCCGTATTTATTGGATTACAAAAGACGGTTGCCATCAAGTTACTGTAGATGACGACTTAGCCACCAAAGAAGTAAGGATGGGAAGTGGTTTATATCGTCTAGTGTCAGCAAATCCTCGCACTGGTGCATTATTACAAGCGTTGGGTATGGAATCATCAAAAAAACTTAAAGTACATATTAGACGATTTATTACCGATGAAGACAGTATTTTTTTACTATGTTCCGATGGTTTATCCGATTATGATCGAGTGGAGCAGTATTGGCAATCAGAAATTTTACCTATTCTCACTGAGGATATTAACCTTAAAACTGCTTGTGAAAAATTACTTCATATCGGTTTAAAGAAGAATGGACATGACAATATTACTGTTGCCTTACTTCAGTGTCAAATAGAGTTAAAACAACCAGACAAAAAAGAAGGGGAATTGTCTTGGCAATATTTAGGGGAAATTATCCCTGATTTACCTCAGCCAAAAATAAATAATTTCCTTGTCAAAAAAATTATAAATAAGCCTTTATTCTCTGCGAAGAATATCATTATAACTGCCCTAATTATATTTTGTTTTGGTGCAGTAACTTGGTTTATTTTTCAAAATAAATCCTCCCAAAATAAATCGATAGAAATATTACCCGTTAAAACTTTTAGTTTAATCCTATTCAACCTATTTGATTAA
- a CDS encoding succinate dehydrogenase/fumarate reductase iron-sulfur subunit: MKVTFKILRQKPDFSPKFQSYTIEVNKGNTILECLDKIKWELDGSLTFRKNCRNTICGSCAVKINGRSALACKENVGGEIEKNPLSKSQNIPEIVISPLNNLPVLKDLVVDMSNFWQDLEKIEPYVCTSSRNTPEKEFLQTPEERKLLEETGNCIMCGACYSECNAKEVNSLFVGPHALAKSYRLVDDSRDENRENRIEKYNNTEKGVWGCTRCYLCNEVCPMGVAPLDQISKIKGIILEKKDVNSSRAIRHRKVLVSLVKDGGWIDERKFGLMVVGNYFRDLRGLFSIAPLGLRLLTSGKFPLTFKSSEGTREVRALIELVQNDNH, from the coding sequence ATGAAAGTTACCTTCAAAATTCTGCGTCAAAAGCCTGATTTTTCCCCTAAATTTCAAAGCTACACCATAGAAGTAAATAAGGGCAATACCATTTTAGAATGTTTAGATAAAATTAAGTGGGAGTTAGATGGTAGCTTAACTTTTCGCAAGAATTGTCGTAATACTATTTGCGGTAGTTGTGCTGTAAAAATAAATGGAAGATCTGCTTTAGCTTGTAAGGAAAATGTTGGTGGGGAAATCGAGAAAAATCCTCTTAGTAAATCGCAAAATATTCCCGAAATTGTTATTTCTCCTCTCAATAATTTACCTGTCTTGAAAGATTTAGTTGTGGACATGAGCAATTTTTGGCAAGACTTAGAAAAAATAGAACCTTATGTTTGTACTTCTTCTCGAAATACTCCAGAAAAAGAGTTTTTACAAACTCCAGAAGAAAGAAAATTATTAGAAGAAACGGGCAATTGCATTATGTGTGGGGCTTGTTATTCTGAATGTAATGCGAAAGAGGTTAATTCGCTTTTTGTAGGTCCTCATGCCTTAGCAAAAAGTTATCGTCTTGTGGATGATTCCCGTGATGAAAATAGAGAAAATAGAATTGAAAAATATAACAATACTGAGAAGGGTGTTTGGGGTTGTACTCGTTGTTATTTGTGTAATGAAGTTTGCCCTATGGGAGTTGCTCCTTTAGATCAAATTAGTAAAATCAAAGGCATAATTTTAGAGAAAAAAGACGTTAATTCTAGTCGTGCAATTCGTCATCGTAAGGTTTTAGTTAGTTTGGTGAAAGATGGGGGCTGGATTGATGAGCGAAAGTTTGGCTTGATGGTTGTGGGTAATTATTTTCGTGATTTAAGAGGATTATTCAGTATTGCACCCCTAGGTTTAAGATTATTAACTTCGGGGAAATTTCCTCTTACTTTTAAGTCTTCTGAAGGAACTAGAGAAGTTCGAGCTTTGATAGAATTAGTCCAAAATGATAACCATTAG
- a CDS encoding F0F1 ATP synthase subunit gamma — protein MSNLKAIRDRIDSVKNTKKITEAMRLVAAAKVRRAQEQVTATRPFADTLAQVLYGLQNRLRFEDVDLPLLKEREVNTVALLVVTGDRGLCGSYNASIIKRAEQRAAELKSQGINYTYITVGRKAEQYFKRREEPISSTFYGLEQIPTAQDSQAIADELISLFFSNVVDRVELIYTRFVSLISSKPVIQTLLPLTPQGLEVHDDEIFRLTVRGGNFQVERESVTTPVADFPRDMIFEQDPVQILDSLLPLYINNQLLRALQESAASELAARMTAMNNASDNASDLMKTLTLSYNKARQASITQQILEVVAGANSLE, from the coding sequence ATGTCTAACTTAAAAGCAATTCGAGATCGGATTGATTCAGTAAAAAACACCAAGAAAATTACTGAGGCGATGCGATTGGTAGCGGCAGCAAAGGTAAGACGGGCGCAAGAACAAGTTACTGCTACTCGTCCTTTTGCTGATACCCTCGCTCAAGTTTTATACGGTTTACAAAATCGTCTCCGTTTTGAGGATGTGGATTTACCCTTACTTAAAGAAAGAGAGGTTAATACCGTTGCCCTCTTAGTCGTAACAGGCGATCGCGGCTTATGTGGTAGCTATAATGCTAGCATAATTAAAAGAGCGGAACAAAGAGCGGCGGAACTAAAAAGCCAAGGTATCAACTATACTTATATTACTGTGGGTAGAAAAGCGGAACAGTATTTCAAACGTCGTGAAGAACCCATTAGTAGCACCTTTTATGGTTTAGAGCAAATTCCTACTGCTCAAGACTCTCAGGCGATCGCAGATGAGTTAATTTCTTTATTCTTCTCCAATGTGGTAGATAGAGTGGAATTAATTTATACTCGCTTTGTCTCTTTAATTAGTTCCAAGCCAGTGATTCAAACTCTTTTACCTTTAACTCCTCAAGGATTAGAGGTTCATGACGATGAAATCTTCCGTTTAACAGTGCGTGGCGGTAATTTTCAGGTAGAAAGAGAATCTGTTACTACTCCCGTTGCAGATTTCCCCAGAGACATGATTTTTGAACAAGACCCCGTTCAAATTTTAGATTCTCTGTTACCCTTATACATAAATAACCAGTTATTAAGAGCTTTACAAGAATCTGCCGCTAGTGAATTAGCCGCAAGAATGACAGCTATGAATAATGCTAGTGATAACGCTAGTGATTTAATGAAAACTTTAACATTATCTTATAACAAAGCTCGTCAGGCTTCTATTACTCAGCAAATACTTGAGGTTGTAGCTGGTGCTAACTCTTTAGAGTAA